A DNA window from Robbsia sp. KACC 23696 contains the following coding sequences:
- a CDS encoding alpha/beta hydrolase produces the protein MTERTERGGSLPWILGGVALTAAALAASTVWNKRQAKRSERRAPALGRFVDIAGVRLHYLEKGQGPVVLLLHGTGLQATDFVASGLFDLLARRHRVIAIDRPGFGYSGVSPDGGPVLHGLRAFDDEYGEAGLLADPYTPAEQNHPDMPVSPMAQAATIRNFLDFMEIDEAVVVGHSFGATVAAALALTSPESVKGLVLVGGYFYPGMHLEALAGLQQIPVVGKLIAQSVTPLAVRALSRRVAKRMFAPHSVAPSFESMVPRGMRARPSQVTAAAREKALMLPGVFKLRKRYWEILQPTTIFVGDADGVVDAGAQSLRLHRDIPHSDLRILPRVGHMAHYAAVRKIAAAVAQHSGQPSSTYGAFGGDVNTLLRAGDRRDD, from the coding sequence ATGACGGAGCGTACGGAACGCGGCGGAAGCCTGCCTTGGATCCTCGGGGGCGTCGCGTTGACTGCGGCGGCGCTCGCGGCGAGTACCGTGTGGAACAAGCGGCAGGCCAAGCGTTCGGAGCGGCGAGCGCCGGCACTGGGTCGTTTCGTCGATATCGCGGGCGTCCGCCTGCACTACCTCGAGAAAGGCCAGGGTCCCGTCGTGCTGTTGTTGCATGGCACGGGGCTCCAGGCCACCGATTTCGTGGCCAGCGGGCTCTTCGATCTGCTGGCACGCCGCCATCGCGTGATTGCGATCGACCGTCCCGGTTTCGGTTATAGCGGCGTGTCGCCCGACGGCGGTCCCGTACTGCATGGTTTGCGGGCATTCGACGACGAATACGGCGAGGCCGGCTTGCTGGCCGATCCGTACACGCCGGCCGAGCAGAACCACCCGGATATGCCCGTATCGCCGATGGCGCAGGCGGCGACGATCCGCAATTTCCTGGACTTCATGGAGATCGACGAAGCCGTCGTCGTCGGCCATTCCTTTGGTGCGACCGTTGCGGCCGCGCTGGCATTGACGTCGCCGGAATCGGTGAAGGGACTCGTTCTCGTCGGCGGGTATTTCTATCCGGGAATGCATCTGGAGGCGCTGGCGGGCCTGCAGCAGATCCCGGTTGTCGGCAAATTGATCGCGCAGTCGGTGACTCCGCTGGCCGTGCGTGCCTTGTCGCGACGCGTTGCCAAGCGCATGTTCGCGCCCCATTCGGTCGCGCCAAGTTTCGAATCGATGGTGCCGCGTGGCATGCGCGCCCGTCCGTCGCAAGTGACGGCGGCGGCGCGAGAAAAAGCGCTGATGCTGCCGGGCGTTTTCAAGTTGCGCAAACGTTATTGGGAAATCCTGCAGCCGACGACGATTTTCGTCGGTGACGCGGATGGCGTCGTCGATGCGGGCGCGCAGTCGCTGCGCCTGCATCGCGACATCCCGCATAGCGATTTGCGCATTCTGCCGCGCGTTGGACATATGGCCCACTACGCGGCGGTGCGCAAGATCGCGGCCGCGGTCGCGCAGCATTCGGGTCAGCCGTCCAGTACCTATGGCGCCTTCGGTGGCGATGTCAACACGCTGCTGCGTGCGGGCGACCGCCGTGACGATTAA
- a CDS encoding ankyrin repeat domain-containing protein has product MAFAREVFDCARRGDAPMLAKLLEKGLPPNLRNENGDTMLMLASYHGHVDAVKALLNGGADANLRNDKGQTPIAGAAFKGYQAIIDTLLDHGADVEGASPDGRTALMIAAMFNRIDIVRQLIARGANPAARDAQGNDAQAAARTMGATDVLALLQAGPSA; this is encoded by the coding sequence ATGGCGTTCGCGCGCGAGGTCTTCGATTGTGCGCGGCGCGGCGATGCGCCGATGCTCGCCAAGCTGCTCGAAAAAGGCCTGCCGCCGAATCTGCGTAACGAAAACGGCGACACGATGCTGATGCTGGCCAGTTATCACGGCCATGTCGACGCGGTGAAAGCGTTGTTGAACGGCGGTGCCGATGCGAACCTGCGCAACGACAAAGGGCAGACCCCGATCGCCGGCGCCGCCTTCAAGGGCTATCAGGCGATCATCGATACGCTGCTGGACCATGGTGCGGACGTCGAGGGCGCTTCGCCCGATGGGCGTACCGCGCTGATGATCGCGGCGATGTTCAATCGCATCGACATCGTGCGTCAGTTGATCGCACGCGGGGCCAATCCCGCCGCGCGCGATGCGCAGGGCAACGATGCCCAGGCCGCCGCCCGCACCATGGGCGCCACCGACGTGTTGGCGCTGCTGCAGGCCGGCCCCTCTGCCTGA
- a CDS encoding HAD-IA family hydrolase: MTAAGRAEIDATPSETVTDAPDAQGAVLHADFSGKGQIRAVIFDSDGTLVDSEILSALVVVEMVAEQGITMDAEEALHRFRGCEFAKFLAKLAQDTGLTELDAFTQAFRERSKARYAVELQAMPNAVSLVRQLQVPKSVASNGPRDKLDVCLRAAGLIDYFPRDRIFSAYEVGAWKPDPALVLHAANAMGVAPSQCLLVEDSVAGIEAGLAAGVHVVGYRLEDDVKAGLSRPVPVIQDMLEVLEWLAPDAQNAAPSPR, translated from the coding sequence ATGACGGCAGCTGGACGCGCTGAAATCGACGCAACGCCATCGGAGACGGTTACCGATGCGCCAGACGCACAGGGCGCCGTGTTGCACGCCGATTTTTCCGGCAAGGGCCAGATTCGGGCGGTCATCTTCGATAGCGACGGAACCTTGGTCGACAGTGAAATCCTGTCGGCATTGGTGGTCGTCGAAATGGTCGCCGAGCAAGGCATCACGATGGACGCCGAAGAGGCCTTGCACCGATTCCGCGGCTGCGAATTTGCGAAATTCCTGGCGAAGCTGGCACAGGACACTGGCTTGACCGAACTCGATGCGTTTACGCAGGCGTTTCGGGAGCGCAGCAAGGCGCGCTATGCGGTCGAACTGCAGGCGATGCCGAATGCGGTGTCATTGGTACGTCAGTTACAGGTGCCGAAGTCGGTTGCCTCGAACGGTCCGCGCGACAAGCTTGACGTTTGCCTGCGCGCCGCGGGCTTGATCGATTATTTCCCGAGAGACCGGATTTTCAGTGCCTACGAAGTGGGTGCGTGGAAACCGGATCCGGCCTTGGTCCTGCATGCCGCGAATGCGATGGGCGTTGCGCCGTCGCAGTGTCTTTTGGTGGAGGACAGCGTGGCGGGGATCGAAGCCGGGCTTGCCGCCGGCGTGCATGTCGTCGGCTATCGGTTGGAAGACGACGTCAAGGCGGGTCTTAGCCGGCCAGTGCCGGTGATCCAGGACATGCTGGAAGTGCTGGAATGGCTGGCACCCGACGCGCAAAACGCTGCGCCATCCCCGCGTTAA
- a CDS encoding DUF2242 domain-containing protein, which yields MRHAFPSLMSLLSRRPRLAAGATRPCPKAARPAAMLALSSVLALAACSTEKPFQPDLFSTTVSPYAHTFAATSAQACEAARRAVLSQGYATTTSTSETIDASKGFQPTPENHVSVSFHIVCTPGESSSGSSVIYVNAVQDNYGLKKSDTSASVGLSILGSVSLPIRSNSDSMVKISSQTIPPGLFYERFFGLVDQYLKTVVRAMPVSDADVISSRLAPLASPKLGNAEPVPVIVDATPSQTATVKPLPAPAPPPIAASAAQAASAVSTASAASAPVAASASTAGMAPAATGAAASASTAASVPATAPAPASAASGATAATPVATSAAAH from the coding sequence ATGCGCCACGCTTTTCCTTCCCTGATGTCCTTATTGTCCCGTCGCCCCCGCCTCGCTGCCGGCGCGACGCGTCCGTGTCCCAAGGCCGCCCGTCCGGCGGCGATGCTTGCCTTGTCGTCCGTGCTCGCTTTGGCGGCCTGTTCGACGGAGAAGCCGTTCCAGCCGGACCTGTTCTCGACCACGGTCAGCCCCTATGCCCATACCTTCGCCGCCACGAGCGCCCAGGCCTGCGAGGCGGCGCGGCGTGCGGTATTGAGCCAGGGCTATGCCACGACGACCTCGACGTCGGAGACGATCGACGCGTCCAAAGGTTTCCAGCCGACCCCGGAAAACCACGTGTCCGTGTCCTTCCATATCGTCTGTACGCCGGGCGAATCGTCGAGCGGTTCGAGCGTGATCTACGTCAACGCGGTGCAGGACAATTACGGCTTGAAGAAAAGCGACACGTCGGCCAGTGTCGGCCTCAGTATCTTGGGATCTGTTTCCTTGCCGATCCGTTCGAACAGTGATTCGATGGTGAAGATTTCGAGTCAGACGATCCCGCCCGGCCTGTTCTACGAACGCTTCTTCGGTCTGGTGGATCAGTATTTGAAGACGGTGGTGCGGGCGATGCCCGTGTCCGATGCCGACGTGATCAGCAGTCGCCTGGCGCCGCTGGCATCGCCGAAACTCGGCAATGCCGAACCGGTGCCGGTTATCGTCGATGCCACACCGTCTCAGACCGCCACCGTGAAGCCGCTGCCGGCCCCGGCACCGCCGCCGATCGCTGCTAGTGCAGCGCAGGCGGCTTCGGCGGTATCGACGGCTTCGGCGGCTTCGGCGCCGGTAGCAGCGTCGGCCAGCACGGCAGGCATGGCGCCCGCCGCAACCGGCGCGGCGGCGAGCGCATCTACAGCGGCCTCAGTGCCGGCAACGGCGCCCGCGCCCGCGAGCGCGGCCTCGGGCGCCACCGCTGCCACACCGGTCGCTACGAGCGCCGCGGCGCATTAA